Proteins from a genomic interval of Aureimonas sp. AU20:
- a CDS encoding glycosyltransferase family 25 protein — MKIDFFVINLDRSPERLEAVRAEAAALGIDLIRVPAVDGKTVSEAEQGALDRAGFLRRHGKRPMPGEYGCYVSHVAALRRIAAGEAEAGVVFEDDVRPLPELMPVLQSLGEADDWDVVRFAHHRRVRRKAIRNLAQGRQLFATYFGPTGSAAAYIVRREAAGRLADALVPMQLPFDVALERGWATGCRTLDIWPDLVGFGALSKTSLTRETRRYGAMKLPVWRRWPTLLFRAGDLARRIGRTARLPRTPA, encoded by the coding sequence TTGAAGATCGATTTCTTCGTCATCAACCTGGATCGGTCCCCCGAGCGCCTTGAAGCCGTTCGGGCGGAAGCCGCCGCGCTGGGCATCGACCTGATACGGGTCCCGGCCGTGGATGGAAAGACCGTCTCCGAGGCCGAGCAGGGCGCGCTGGACCGGGCGGGCTTCCTGCGCCGCCATGGAAAGCGGCCGATGCCGGGCGAATATGGCTGCTATGTCAGCCATGTCGCGGCACTGCGCCGCATCGCCGCCGGAGAGGCGGAGGCCGGCGTCGTGTTCGAGGACGACGTGCGCCCGCTGCCCGAGCTCATGCCCGTTCTCCAATCACTGGGCGAGGCCGACGATTGGGACGTGGTGCGCTTCGCCCATCATCGCCGGGTTCGCCGCAAGGCGATCCGCAACCTCGCGCAAGGTCGGCAGCTCTTCGCCACCTATTTCGGCCCGACCGGCAGCGCCGCCGCCTATATCGTGCGACGCGAGGCGGCCGGGCGGCTGGCCGACGCGCTCGTTCCCATGCAGCTTCCCTTCGATGTCGCGCTGGAGCGCGGCTGGGCGACGGGCTGCCGCACGCTTGACATCTGGCCCGATCTCGTCGGCTTCGGCGCTCTGTCGAAGACCAGCCTGACGCGCGAGACCCGCCGCTACGGCGCGATGAAGCTGCCGGTCTGGCGCCGCTGGCCGACGCTCCTGTTTCGCGCCGGCGATCTCGCGCGCCGCATCGGGCGCACCGCGCGCCTGCCGAGGACGCCCGCATGA
- a CDS encoding DUF721 domain-containing protein, which translates to MSNDKGPSDKGLGEKGSGEGKKRPRGPRPLSDLVADLVDPIVSKKAGMTSGLLSAWPEIAGLRLEQGCRPEKLLWPARRSEDDPFQGATLVVACEGAFVLRLQHESHELIARVNGYFGYPAVARLKIVQKPVEHHRINRKIPVKPLTPRDQRTIAEATARIESPRLRSALERFGEAILGRNAADRERNGR; encoded by the coding sequence ATGAGCAACGACAAGGGCCCGAGTGACAAGGGCTTGGGCGAGAAGGGCAGCGGCGAGGGCAAGAAGCGGCCACGCGGCCCGCGCCCCTTGAGCGATCTCGTGGCCGATCTGGTGGACCCGATCGTTTCCAAGAAGGCGGGCATGACCTCAGGGCTCCTTTCTGCCTGGCCGGAGATCGCGGGCCTGCGACTGGAGCAGGGGTGCCGTCCGGAAAAACTGCTCTGGCCGGCCCGGCGTAGCGAGGACGATCCGTTCCAGGGCGCGACGCTGGTGGTGGCCTGCGAGGGGGCGTTCGTCCTGCGCCTGCAGCACGAGTCGCACGAGCTGATCGCCCGGGTGAACGGCTATTTCGGCTACCCCGCCGTCGCGCGGTTGAAGATCGTCCAGAAGCCCGTGGAGCATCACCGGATCAACCGGAAGATCCCCGTGAAGCCACTGACCCCGCGCGATCAGCGCACGATCGCCGAGGCCACGGCCCGAATCGAAAGCCCGCGCCTGCGCTCGGCTCTCGAGCGCTTCGGCGAGGCGATTCTCGGTCGCAACGCCGCGGATCGCGAAAGAAACGGCCGCTAA
- a CDS encoding O-antigen ligase family protein — MISVRRMLLVRRRIDPLILGAGILSLALMLGAGKVAFLFFAACGLYLVAIRHRVSRQAPKAFSALLLAWALWQIGLSLVRGEPVSGNRVLSYAAIEFAMVFLPVGLCLVPRPLDALATGARLGLVLLLVAAPIDYLLSDGRVGLGANEALFAFVAGVVGVAARLPARRPWRWLPNGTGWTYLSAVPILLSGTRAAFVIVGLAALVDLVRLFGRGFGRPSKRVVALALVGLALLSYPAGLIVSDRFESGVTEMRSFEETGKVTGSVDVRIVMWRSALAVIGEHPLLGVGGTSKMAAAGEKAGANGYMVTYYQHLHNLFLDEAISSGLIGLALLLSVFAAFLATVFRGTRDRSSREAALLLVGFLFTFGSFHGVLLNEWTLIALFGTMGTMLAAIGRKPTLSRRIEKRTMR; from the coding sequence ATGATCTCCGTTCGCCGCATGCTCCTCGTCCGACGACGGATCGACCCTTTGATCCTCGGCGCGGGCATTCTCTCGCTCGCGCTGATGTTGGGCGCGGGCAAGGTCGCCTTTCTGTTTTTCGCCGCGTGCGGCCTCTATCTGGTTGCGATCCGCCACCGGGTCTCTCGCCAAGCGCCCAAGGCGTTCAGCGCGCTTCTGTTGGCCTGGGCGCTCTGGCAGATCGGCCTCAGCCTCGTGCGAGGGGAGCCGGTCTCGGGCAATCGCGTCCTGTCCTATGCCGCGATCGAGTTCGCCATGGTGTTCCTGCCGGTCGGGCTCTGCCTCGTGCCACGCCCGCTTGATGCGCTGGCGACCGGCGCGCGCCTGGGGCTTGTCCTGCTGCTCGTCGCAGCGCCTATCGACTATCTCCTGTCGGACGGGCGCGTCGGGCTCGGCGCCAATGAGGCGCTGTTTGCCTTCGTGGCGGGCGTCGTCGGCGTCGCGGCGCGGCTTCCCGCACGCCGGCCTTGGCGCTGGCTGCCGAACGGCACGGGCTGGACCTATCTCTCCGCCGTGCCGATCCTGCTTTCGGGAACGCGAGCCGCCTTCGTGATCGTCGGCCTCGCCGCCCTGGTCGATCTCGTTCGACTGTTCGGCCGAGGGTTCGGCAGGCCGTCGAAGCGTGTCGTGGCGCTGGCCTTGGTCGGCCTCGCGCTGCTCAGCTATCCGGCCGGGCTGATCGTCAGTGATCGGTTCGAGAGCGGGGTTACCGAGATGCGTTCCTTCGAGGAAACCGGCAAGGTCACCGGCTCGGTGGATGTGCGCATCGTCATGTGGCGCTCGGCGCTGGCGGTGATCGGCGAGCACCCGCTGCTGGGCGTCGGCGGAACGTCCAAGATGGCGGCGGCGGGCGAGAAGGCCGGCGCGAACGGCTACATGGTCACCTACTACCAGCATCTCCACAATCTGTTTCTGGACGAGGCCATATCGAGCGGGCTGATCGGACTGGCCCTTCTCCTGTCGGTCTTCGCGGCCTTTCTCGCCACCGTCTTTCGCGGAACGCGGGATCGGTCTTCGCGGGAAGCCGCCCTGCTTCTGGTCGGTTTCCTCTTCACCTTCGGCTCGTTTCACGGCGTGCTTCTGAACGAGTGGACCCTGATCGCGTTGTTCGGCACGATGGGAACCATGCTGGCGGCGATCGGCCGGAAACCCACGCTGTCCAGGCGGATCGAGAAGCGGACCATGCGATGA
- a CDS encoding A/G-specific adenine glycosylase produces MSAALPVSERLLAWYDRHARTLPWRVSPADRAQGVRPDPYRIWLSEVMLQQTTVAAVKSYFAAFTERWPTVQALAGAEDEAVMSAWAGLGYYARARNLLACAREVTLRRNGRFPDTAAGLSELPGIGDYTSAAIAAIAFDEPAPVVDGNIERVTSRLHAIETPLPASRKLIRVHVAAMTPQRRAGDFAQAMMDLGATICTPRSPSCILCPIGVDCEARIERRQEEFPKKAAKKPKRARRGAAFVARRRGDGAILLRRRPSSGMLGGMAEPFTTDWSAKADGATGRQGAPFAADWTLAGEVAHGFTHFDLALEVWQATVEEAPPEFGAWVTIDRLDKAGLPTLMRKAVEIALSGAPVRKPR; encoded by the coding sequence ATGAGCGCGGCGCTTCCCGTCTCCGAGCGGCTTCTGGCTTGGTACGATCGCCACGCCCGCACCCTGCCCTGGCGCGTTTCGCCGGCGGACCGAGCGCAAGGCGTCCGGCCCGATCCCTATCGCATCTGGCTGTCCGAAGTCATGCTTCAGCAGACCACGGTCGCGGCCGTGAAAAGCTATTTCGCCGCCTTCACCGAGCGTTGGCCGACGGTCCAGGCCCTTGCCGGAGCGGAGGACGAGGCGGTGATGTCGGCCTGGGCCGGGCTCGGCTACTACGCCCGCGCCCGCAATCTTCTCGCTTGCGCCCGCGAAGTGACGCTCCGGCGCAACGGCCGCTTTCCCGACACCGCCGCAGGCTTGAGCGAATTGCCGGGGATCGGCGACTACACCTCCGCCGCGATCGCCGCGATTGCCTTCGACGAGCCGGCCCCGGTGGTGGACGGCAATATCGAGCGGGTGACGAGCCGTCTCCATGCGATCGAGACGCCCCTGCCCGCGTCGAGAAAGCTGATCCGCGTGCATGTAGCCGCCATGACGCCTCAGAGGCGCGCGGGGGATTTCGCGCAGGCTATGATGGATCTCGGCGCCACGATCTGCACGCCGCGCTCGCCCTCCTGCATTCTCTGCCCGATCGGCGTGGACTGCGAGGCGCGGATCGAACGGCGGCAGGAGGAGTTTCCGAAAAAGGCGGCCAAGAAGCCCAAGCGCGCCCGGCGCGGGGCGGCCTTCGTGGCGAGACGGCGTGGCGACGGCGCCATTCTCCTGCGTCGGCGGCCGAGTTCGGGCATGCTCGGCGGCATGGCGGAACCCTTTACGACGGATTGGAGCGCCAAGGCCGACGGCGCGACGGGCCGCCAGGGCGCCCCCTTCGCGGCAGACTGGACGCTCGCGGGTGAAGTTGCCCACGGTTTCACGCATTTCGACCTCGCGTTGGAGGTCTGGCAAGCAACCGTAGAAGAAGCTCCGCCTGAGTTCGGCGCCTGGGTGACAATCGATCGGCTGGACAAGGCCGGCCTGCCGACGCTGATGCGCAAGGCGGTGGAGATCGCACTCAGCGGCGCTCCGGTTCGGAAGCCACGCTGA